The following nucleotide sequence is from Vicia villosa cultivar HV-30 ecotype Madison, WI unplaced genomic scaffold, Vvil1.0 ctg.000218F_1_1, whole genome shotgun sequence.
TAAAATTCAGAAGATTCAAGCGGGAGTGAATATTCTTGAATCGCCTTGTTCAACATTCAACACAGTAAAGACTATGATAAGGTAATATCTGTTACTATCTGATCATGAGTAGGTTTTTGGGTCTAGTATGTAGCTTGAAGATGAAGCAAGCTATTTGTTAGGGTGAAACCGTTGTTATGCCCTATGTGTGTTGCTTACTATTATAAGATGTGGAGTAAGCAATGTGTTTTCTGTTAAAATGAGACTGTTTTCCGCTGCTTAATCTATAGATCACAGTCTAAGGTATTTCAACAGAAAGTATTTTAAGAAGATTCCTACAGCCATAAttgaagtgtcaaagatacttgagtaatctctcaagtccactcattttTGACATGGTTCATTATTGCTGATGAATGACTCTTGATCAAAGCCATTCATAAAATCTGCATGCGGTTTCCTGAAAGGAGGAATAAATGTCACACTAAAAGTTGTGACATCTGtgctggtatgcagctaccagttgaagaacagatgttctggtgctaaacaaatgtagtgtgagtacatatgtttggaacctactcctgacctggaagaggagacatctgactatgattgatcaggacacgatcaatTAGTAATTCTACAACAATGTTCATACATGTGGAAATTACTTATTTTGCTCAAAGTGCCATAACTGATTTATGAAGGTATACCTTTCTATCcctttatacaaataaaatcaagatgagcttatatctggtattttcttctgatcaaaggaaccagatgtatATTGTGATTCATTACCATAGAACAGTTGTTGGAACTGAATACTGTGTCTTAtacatagtgaaatatggttatgAGTTGTGAACCTCCTTATGTTATATTCATAGAAGGAAGTTATGTTGAAGAATCAAGGATGTCAGAAGGTCTGACTAACTCAGTGTCATGCCATCCTTAAAGTCTATTCCAGATATCttttgagggaatctcctctttaGGTATAGACTATGGCATCCACCATCTCTTAATCAGAGTGAGAGTCTGAAGTAGTATgttgagatgctggctattttTTTTCTTGGTTATGCTGATAAAGAACTCTACTATCTCCACCAATCGGTTATGAACAAAGTTATTAGAGATGTTAATCATTCCAAGTTATCCTACTACAAGCTACAGTAAGTGGCAGACTGTATATTGTATAGCAAGTAACTAAGTATTCTAaatttggaaactgtggcaaGTCCAAGTGAAGGAAGCTTTAAGTTCAAAGATATCCTCTGTTTGTATAAGTGAGGGGGAGTAAAGGAGTTTGAAGATCAGCAATGACAAAGTTAATCTGCATTTAATCTTTATGAAAAGTCTATGACTAATCtcaaaagcagataaacaatgtCGTATAAGATGTCAGGACATAACTCACaacatgttttatccttgaaaCCAGCAAGGAACATTCATTGATTTATCaactaaaaaatatgttttgatggtgtgtatcacttgttctgatatgGTGCATGATCCAACCATTGCACAAGTACACCTGAAGCAGAATTCTCAAATAaacatctcttgatcaagacaTTTGTTAAAATCTAGGTATGTTATGCATTATGCTCAGGTTTATTGAGTCCTTTGTTTTCGTTTTTACTTTCAGTTTCTGAGTCTCTTATAGTTATTATTATAAGTCTAGAGTTTAGGTTATGTTTATCAAATTGTGATAAACACAGggattaagggtagtgttcagattCTGTCAAATCTAAGGTCAATCTTTGCAGTTGTTTTGCATAAGATTTTGAGTCTTTTCTTTGTTTAGAGTCTTTAATTCTAGTCTGAATACATGTTGCTTCTTGTATTCTCTGTTGTTCAATATAGATGTGTTGTCTATTTTGAATATGTCTTGGGTGTCTATAGTCTTGAACATAGACTGTCTTGTGTTCTGAGTCATCCAACATAGAAAACTGGTTTTTCTATACTAGTAGATGGATGGGCCAAGTTATTGCATTGTCACAGTAAGTATCCTCTTCTGTTCCATAGAGGAAATAGAGTCGTTGAATGGAATTTTGAAGTCAAAAAGGGGGGATAGTCTATGTCCTATATTCAAAGAAATAAAGTGTGCTTCCCAATGTAACAGACCTGAAATGACAATGTCTGATCTGATGTCGGGACATTAAAGAATAGATTCTCCTGCGTGTAATGTCATTGGTTATTCATTGAAACTGTTCTTGTCTTTAGAAACAGTCAAAAGAGGCTGGGCGGTGGTCAGTGTGTAACAGAATTCCTGCCCTCAATAAGCGCTCCACTCTATTAAAAGCCTTGACTATCGTTACTTCCTATGATCCTCCTATGGCTATAAATAAGCATATCTGCAGCAGGCTTCAGTTATCAGATCACTCAAAGATGTGTTTCCTATGTGTTTGTGTTGGGTGTGTCCagatttggtattgtgatgggttccTCTATCAAAATCTAATCAGTATATCACAGGGTGGGGAAATCATGGATCTGTACCAAAGATGTTACAGAAATAACAATTACATGCATCCTCGTGTTCTGCCTTTAAGAAGGAAGACTttagttgtgatttgtgttctgagttacaagggctagttcttgaagaactacaGTGGCAAGAATTTGTTctcgtatcttcttcctcatgtgcagggggagttacaggttcttccactgcatattatgacatcgtgTTCATccttgtcatattatggctaaaaagggggagagaggttgatgctgattttgctactgtcaaaagaaacaaaggaagatcTGAAGACAGAAGTAGAATCAGACTgacgatgttatgatgtggtccaACCTCTGAAACCTGAAGGctgaaagttgaagcagctgctcttgAGTTTTCTTCTtacttgtttttatttgtttaaatgtatagtatgtatagttttagccacaataagacaaagggggagattgaaagtACTTgtttattgtcttattggcattcatgcttggctaaaacatagaaGCAGCTGCATGTCATACTGTGTACTCTTGCATATATTAATAAGTTCAAAACAGGTACTGAAGCAAGATGTTACaagtaatgtcatgacatcaaccatgacatcgcgcctgcagaactaagGAAGAAAGGCTCAGTTTGGTTTTAAAGATACAAAGCCTTAtggaatcctatgtggcgcagttttaaaggtcaaagaatcaagtcagaatattgaagaatcaaatctgaagattgaagattcaactgttactaatttaggagataaattaggtaacttatgattaaaagaccttgcttgtagcagaagaaatctgctgatttgtaacagcaaggagtgttgtgatttcaagcccaagtccaactagaaTTAGGTTATATATAGGATTCTTTGTAaccttgtaaacctaacgatcataatgtagacattaggatttgttgtgtaagtgaacctcccgagttgtgggaaggtcaccattGTCCATCTCAAAGCCCGTAGGCAGGAGATGTGTTGTTATTCTCGAAACTGTTAAGTAAGAGAATTATTGTTCTCACTCTAAGCCATTAGgtatgagttgagtattgttcttgaaggaagcttttaagcaacttcAAGATAGTTCTAAGGTGGGAGTATTACGACTCTTAGTCTTAGGATAATTGTGCTGGAAGTGtaacttctatttgaagaataacTGGTACAGTATTGATCTAGGAAGAGAGATGGTGATATCTCGTATCTAAGTGTGGTATCTTAGATAGAAGGATCATTGGGTAGTTATTAGGTATACTGTGGCAGTTGCCTGCAAACCTGAGGTTGTTTGTAAGAAaataatactactgatagtggacttctctcctggcttggtatgcccccagatgtaggttgtttgaaccgaactgggtgaacaattctgtgtgttatttactttctgcTGTGTTAATTATACGATGTCACAACATCAGGGATGACATCCGGTATTCAATTGTTAAGCAGTCTGTAACAGAACCAGTTCAGAGGTGACTCTGCATAATTCAGCTATGCAATGTTTATAATGGTTCTGTAGTTTGTATGATCTCAGATTAATCATGGTCAGAAGATATTTTAAGAGATCAGTTGTAATACCCTGCATAATATATCTGCACAGCTAGATGTCTTAACATCGTGCTTGACATCTGagactgtcataccagaatttcacacTACATTTCCCCGAAAATACCCTTTCACAGCTAGTGTTAAGGAGGTGGTGCGCCTTCATGGTATTCCACAGTCTAGTGTTAGTGATCGCAATTCATTGTTTGTTGGTTTATTTTGGAAATAATTGTTTCGTTTGCAAGGAACGGTGTTGACCATGAGTTCCAGAGACCGATGGTCAAACAGGggccatttcattttttttttcacaatttctttctaaaaaatattaaataagaaaagaGTTTAGCAAGTGGATTTGGCATAACACGTGTAAAGTATTCAAAAGCAAAAGAATTTAAAGATATGACCTGAATTCTATCTTCAGTTGGTAAAGATTCACATCTACCTTCCGAAGTCTCCACTTCTTGTGCTTTTGTTATTTCAATTTCAACTATCATTCTTATTGTATCCTCTATCTCGTCAGCAATAACCTTGATCAATTTATCATTGAAATATAAACTAGAGGTCTGCATCATGAACATGTGTTGcttaaatgaagaaaaaaaaaatatgatcCAAACATATCAGCAATATATATCTTTGCAGAATTGTTTTGTACCTGAATGCATCTGGCAAGTAACCTCCATACAATTGCATACAAAACCCTGTCAGTTTCCTGCATGTTTCATAATGGAAAGAAATAAGTCGATCCATTAACTCATATATTAAGAAGTAAGAGTGATAACCAAATACCTTCTTCAACACTTCAGTCAGGGATTGCACAATGAAGAAAGTCAAACCACTTTTAATATCAATATTCTTATCGCCTACTTTAAGTGAGAGTAACATGTTTGGAAGACCTAGAAATAGGAGATGAATTACTAAATCAAAAATAGCTCGAACCCAAATTTGAGTACATTTGTGAAACAAATTTGAacataatcaaattaatttaaattttgctTCACCTAAGACAGAAGCCTTGCGAATTGGAAAACTAGAACAACTGAGCAAGCGCGTAAACAATGCAGTGACCTACACATTTAAATAGATGTTTAATTAGCCGCATGTTTACTTTTTAGGTAGAAACCGCTACATAAACCACAAACATCAGATCTATTAAAACAACCTTGCCTATGTAGGGGAAAAAGCTTATAGATGACCGAACAGCACAATATGACAATGTATTACAAGCCCAAACTGTCATAGTTTCAACCAAACTCTTTTCATAATCATCCTTGAGCTTATTGACGGTTAAGGCCATATGGAGTTGAGCGGATCCAAGCAATATTGGCATAAGTTTATCTAAATATTTGTCAATACTCACTCTTGGGCATCGACAGATTTGATCCAGAGCCTGCACAATGTTTATAAAATTAGGAATGTAAACTTTCAACTAGCATaactttgtgtgtgtgtgtggaggaGGGGTTTAATTGATTTCAAATATACCTTTAAGATGAAACATTTTGTTAAGTATTCTGTACTGCTCAAGTTTTCTTCAAGTGATATTACAGATTCCATGACCTTGAAATGTTACAGGATCAATTAGCACAAAAATAAAGTGTTTCGTAAATATTTGACAGCCTTTGAGATATTTGTCACAAATTTAACCAAATTTCAAATAAGGTACAACATGACTATTCTTGAATGATCGCAAAAGTATTTGTATGACCTATAAACTAAATCTTTTATATCCcccttttaattttgaatttctaTTTATATTTCAGTTTAACCTTTGTTTTCAATGATACATTCTATATTATTTGAGTCAATTCAAAATAGAATTAGCAGAAATACTCACCTGAACAACTTCCTGCTCTTTGAAATGATCTGGCCCAACTTCCCTAACAAGATATATCATGCATTCTAGACATTTGGCAAAGAGCAAGAATCTAGATAAATTATCCCTATCAAACACAATGACTTTCAACCCTTCCAATGTTGTATTGTAATAATTTTGGCGAAAAGTTCCCTGTATGCAACAATTACAAATCAAATCACATTAGCATAATTATTGACAATAATCAAAATCTAAGCCATTCCTAGATTTCAGATATCAACATATACCGGCATTAAAACTGCAAATGATTTCAGGGTGTCAATAGCTTCGACCTGTAACTTCTGTTTTTCATGCTGAAAACTCAGAAAAAACCACTTAGCTTATTGTAAGTACATAAAACATAAGAAACCATAGAAAAATAATGGTTGAGACTACACCAATATGACTTGTAAATATGTACCAAAAATCGTATGGATTATGTACGGTAAGCAATGATTGCATATAAAACCACAATATGTGTGTAAATGAAAAGTTGATAGTGAAAATTGCAGACTATGTACCTTAAGAAGTGCAAGTAATGATGCTATAATTGACTCCCCAAAAGGTGATATTTCGTTTAAGCCACAATTTTTTACCAAGCAATGAATGGCAATAACAGCACATAACTGAAAAAAATAGTAAACAAAGGATATCATTTACAAAACAACTTAATAATTAAAGCTTCAATGTATACATAGAAAAACATAGGTGAAATCAGTTTCTAAGATAATTACTAGTATGTCTAAAATCTGAGGATAAATTTTGATGTATACATTTAAATATGAGTAAACTAATAACAATAACAAATGTTTCGGAAGAAAATGAAGCCCACAGTACAAATCATGATGTGGACTAGCTATTTGTGTGTGATTGTATGCAATATGAGAAGAGTCAATTAATTGTAACTTGTGAATTGAAATAATCGTTTAAGAATGGTGTGGAGTGAAAGTCCACACTCCACAGAGAAGCAGCGCTGGCACTAAAAGTTACCTGCATTGTTGGTAAGTTATGGTGTCCAAAGGTAAATAGAAACATAAAAATTGAATCAAAGAAAACAAGCAACTTTTTACCAACTGATGTCAAGCTGTAGCGTTAATATGTTTGTACCTGTACACGAGCACAAGAGTTACTTGTGATGATAGGAACTAGTTTAGCCAATAACTTCTTGTGATATTGGTCATGCATTAATAGTTCCTTATATTCACTCAAATACTCAATTGCTTTAATAGTAGCCCAGCGTACCCAGGGGTCCAGGTCATCCAGTGACTTAAGGACCAGTCTCGCAACTTGGTCAAAGTACTGTATCGTGTCCTGTGGTAGAAAAGGGAATAGaaaatcatgtatgaatgaaatTGTTAGATTCACAAATAACATGATCTGCACAAAATTggcaaaaataataaataacaaaaatcattttctaGCATTGTGTGCACTCAGAAAAAACATGTAGCTGCATAATGGTCAGCTTTTCCCAAAAGAATGTATTGTGCAAGCGTTCTTTAGTAAATACCGTTCTAATGACATAAGTCATAACTATAAGTAACCAACAAAGAGTTACAAACTGAGTATCTGACATCTTGCAAAATCCATTagattttaatttgttaaatgTTACTGCTTGATTAGTGAAAGTCCATACTCCATATGGAATGCAATTATTTAAACTCAGTGATGTCATTAAAATTTACGCTTGTGTAAGAGAAATCAAAATACAAATGCAAACTTCATCCACATAAAGTTACACACAATCATGCATCAGGACATGTCATACATATATCATATCATGACAAAGGTTTTTAAAAATTGGCTGCAACTGTACTTATGGCTGCGGTGTACTTTTTTTTCCATGTTCCTATAGCAACCTGCAATTTTTCTTGATATTTAAGATCGCGATGCAATATGACTGGAGACTTGATTCAAATCCTTGATCGCAATTTACCCTACCTCGCATGATAATAAAAATGAAGGGGGTAATACTTATCTAGAAACACATACACGCTTCTCAAAACCGATGTACTACATAGAACACGTAGAAAAATTACATGACATGACATGATTGTTCTTTCTATAAGGTAATGCATTACAAGAAAACACTTGAGAGTTCAAAGCTTATTCAATATCATATACTACATACGTACCCCTTTGATGTTTCTCTCTGCAATCCAACCAATGACAAGCATTGCTGCATGGCGAAGCCGCCAATCAATATCGGATGCATATTTTATTGTTATCGTCTCAATTGCTGTAGGCATAAACACACCATCATCCCCATCTAAAGAGAGTGAATTGAATAAAAAGCTCCCACGGTAAAAAGCATCTGTCATCCCAACGTTAACAAAATGCCTATAGTCCACATCATACCATAGAGGATCATCAACGACACGCGACAACATGTTCATAGCAACTACAAGGACCCTCTTCAATTCCTCATGAGAAAGACTCTTGATCACACTCGCCTCATAGAGCTCCTTGATAACATGAACCGCTAAAGACCCTAGTTCCTCGCTTGCATCTTCTATCTCGGCTACTCGAATCATGCACCAAAACACTTCACCATGTTTCCCCTTCAAGATAGTTCCATCGCCGGGTGTAAGTAAGTCCAACAAACTATCAATCCTGTTCATCAGAACCTCTTCTTCTCCGTGTTGATCGATGGTATTCAACAAAATCGGCAAGAGAGAATCAGGCACTTCTGTTCTCGGAAGATCCTTCAACGACGTTATCAACGAAATCGATGAATTGTATGCCAATGCCTTTAATTCCTCATCCATAGAGTAAACCAACTCTGAAATTCTCGAGAAGACAACATCGAAGTTCCCTAGATTCTGCCAGAACTCTCTGTCCACTGCAGTAACCGTTAACAACATAAGCCCTTTCTTTTTATTCAGTCTCGAATTTCCGGAAATGCAATCACAAACGTACTGGAAAAGCTCCTCCCAACCGCCGAGAGAAGATTGGTGCAACCTGTCAACGAGGAGGCCAATCGCTTTGCATAGCCAAAGAAACATATCTTCTACGGATTCCACCTTGAATGAATGAAGGATCGGGTTTTTGAGTTCGATCAGGATAGAGTAATTCAGGGGATTCTTTTCCCCTCTCTGGAGAATCTGAAGGAGGTAACCTAAGGCATCAATTTGCATTTGAAGCGGAGGGTGTTGTTGGAGGATGTTAACCAGCTTTAATGAGAATGCATTAGGGTAATGAAGTTCAAACGATGCAAAGATTATCGATAACAATTCTTTCTTGGTGTCGTCGACTTCTTGGATTGCTTCTTGAAGCGACGAGAGGTCGTTGGTTTCGAGGAACTTTGCTGCGTGCTCTTGGAGTTTGAAGCCGTGGATGAGTAATTCATCCTGGCCTTCTTCAATGAGCCTTCTCTTCAACACTCTTTCAGCCAAGTAATTGCGCTGTGGCAAGTTTATCTCCGGCTCAAATGGATTGCGCAGGGAAGATTCCGGCGTTTCAGGCAAGTAATTGCGCTGCGGCGACGTGTTTATCTCCGGCTCAGATGAATTTTGCAGGGAAGACTCATGTGTTGAAGCGGAGCTAGTTGGTGACCCCATTATTGTTGAGGAAGGTTGAAAGTTCAAATGCGGTTTTTGGAGGGAAAGTAACGGTCAGTTATATGGAATCTGTTATTCTGTTGTGGAAGTTATCCACGTCAGCGTATTTTCACATTGTAGACTCAATGTAATGGGTGGGCCTGAAGCCCAATACTCAGATCTGAAGCCCATGACAGTGAGATGGAATCTCTGTCTTCCGCTACTCTTGCGTCTCGCAATCTCTGGGTCTGTCGACGCCATGCTTCCGAAACCCTAGCTAGATATTTCGAGATTTAGATTGATTTCAGTATAAGCTCTCTTTTTATGGTGGGAGCTGATTTTAAGCTTTTTCAGTAGAGAATATGATGACGGAAATGAAGGGGCTAATATATAAAAGACTGTGACAGAGGAAATATCATGTAGTAAGAGCAATGTACAAGTTGGTCGCAACTTTATCGAAATTAGTCTCTGACTTTTCAAATTTGTAATTAGGCTAGTCATCTAATTAAGATTTGTACTATTTgctaaaaaaaaaagttacataTGCCTAGTAGAAACTCTAAATTGGAAGGAATTGGATAATCTCTCTTTCAATTCTCTAGGTTtctctaactttttttttttatctcttttaacATTAACTTTCTCTCACATCTTTTTTCCTCCAAAATAAATATGGTCtctcattttttttattcatatttttgtcTAAAGTCACTCTACATTTCCCTCCATAAATGTAGAGGAAGGGTTGTTAGAGGTTTTAGTGATTTTTGGTGGTTAGAACAAGCCCACGACGATGAGAAACTCTATTTTAAGGGTATTCTCTATGAACAAGAGATTGTCCTCTTCAACTCTAAGATTAGAGTATTTATAGAAATTTATGGGTCTGGATTTAGGGTTTTTCATAAGTAGAAATTATTCATCATAATAATGGTAAAGGACTATTGAATTCTTATTTCCTAGCGAGACGTGAGTTATTTCACCGGTTTGTGGGCGATGCTTTTATTGACTTTGCATCAGGGGAGACTAGGTTTATGGGTGAAGCACTCTAATGAGTCTGTCTAGTCATACTCTTAGTCAAGTCCCTTAGACAAGGATTTTAAATGAGCTTGTCTGACGAGACTCTTAGTTTAGTCCCTCAGATGAGACGTTTAGGTAAGCTTGTATGATGAGACTcttagtcaagtccctcggacgAGGCGTTTAGGTAAGTCAATCTAATGAGACTCTAGGTCAAGTCCCACAAGCGAGGCGCTTAGATGGGTATATCTAATGAGACTCTTAATCCCTCATGTGAGGCATTTAGACGAGGATGTCTGACGAGACTCTTAGTCAAGTCCCCAAGCAAGGCGTTTACTTGAGTTTGTCTAATGAGACTCTTAGTCGAGTTCCGCAGGCGAGGCACTTAGATGAACTTGTCTTAGTCTCTCAGGTGAGGCGCTTATATGAGATTGTCTGATCAGACTCTTAATTCGTTAGACGATCCGTTAAGATGAGCTTGTCTAATGAGACTCTTAGTCCCTAAGACAAGGCTTTTAGATGAGCGTGTGTGAGGAGACTGTTAATCAAATCCCTCTGGCGAGGCATTTAGATGAGCATATGTGACAAGACTCTTAATCAAGTTCCTTAGGGCGAGGCGTTTAGATAAATTTTTCTGATGAGACTATTAGTCCTCTAAGTGAGCCGTTTAGATGAGCCTGTCTGACGAGAGTCTTAGTCAAGTCCCTTAAGCGAGGCATTTATATAAGCTTGTTTGATCATACACTTAGTCTCTCTAGAGAGGCTCTTAGATGAGTGTTTCTGATAAAAATCTTAATCTCTCAGGCGAGGCATTTAGATGAACATGTTTGACGAGACTCTTAGTCTCCCAGGTGAGGCAGTTAGATGAGTCTGTCTAATGAGACTCCTTGTCCCTCAAGCGAGAAGTTCATATGAGCCTGTCCGATGAGACCCTTAGTTGAGTCCCACATGTGAGGCACTTAGATGAGCCTATCTAATGAGACTCTTAGTCACCTAGGCGAGGCATTTAGATGGGATCGACTGATGGGACTCCTGGTCAAATCCCTTAGATGAGGTACTTAAATGAGCATGTATGATGAGACTCTTAGTCCTTCATACGAGGTGTTTAGATGAGGTGATCCCCCATATATTACCCATTCGTGTTGTTCATTAGGGGGCAATGATTTTCCTCTAGAAGTCGAGCATTTGTGTATTTCCTTAAGAGACGACAAAGATCTTCCTATGGAAGTTCAACATTCATGTGTTGCCTTAGGAGGCGGTAAGGATCTTCTTGTGGAATTCTAGCATTCATGTATTGTCTTAAGAGGCATGAAGGATATTCATGTGGAAGTTCAACATTCATGTATTTTCTTAGGAGGCGGAAAATATCTTCACGTGGAAGTCCAACATCCGAGTATTTCCTTAAGAAGCGGG
It contains:
- the LOC131625510 gene encoding uncharacterized protein LOC131625510 → MGSPTSSASTHESSLQNSSEPEINTSPQRNYLPETPESSLRNPFEPEINLPQRNYLAERVLKRRLIEEGQDELLIHGFKLQEHAAKFLETNDLSSLQEAIQEVDDTKKELLSIIFASFELHYPNAFSLKLVNILQQHPPLQMQIDALGYLLQILQRGEKNPLNYSILIELKNPILHSFKVESVEDMFLWLCKAIGLLVDRLHQSSLGGWEELFQYVCDCISGNSRLNKKKGLMLLTVTAVDREFWQNLGNFDVVFSRISELVYSMDEELKALAYNSSISLITSLKDLPRTEVPDSLLPILLNTIDQHGEEEVLMNRIDSLLDLLTPGDGTILKGKHGEVFWCMIRVAEIEDASEELGSLAVHVIKELYEASVIKSLSHEELKRVLVVAMNMLSRVVDDPLWYDVDYRHFVNVGMTDAFYRGSFLFNSLSLDGDDGVFMPTAIETITIKYASDIDWRLRHAAMLVIGWIAERNIKGDTIQYFDQVARLVLKSLDDLDPWVRWATIKAIEYLSEYKELLMHDQYHKKLLAKLVPIITSNSCARVQLCAVIAIHCLVKNCGLNEISPFGESIIASLLALLKHEKQKLQVEAIDTLKSFAVLMPGTFRQNYYNTTLEGLKVIVFDRDNLSRFLLFAKCLECMIYLVREVGPDHFKEQEVVQVMESVISLEENLSSTEYLTKCFILKALDQICRCPRVSIDKYLDKLMPILLGSAQLHMALTVNKLKDDYEKSLVETMTVWACNTLSYCAVRSSISFFPYIGKVTALFTRLLSCSSFPIRKASVLGLPNMLLSLKVGDKNIDIKSGLTFFIVQSLTEVLKKETDRVLYAIVWRLLARCIQTSSLYFNDKLIKVIADEIEDTIRMIVEIEITKAQEVETSEGRCESLPTEDRIQGVVHLITTTIDTFKDRFTPHVDDLLSNVAVFLANDNSDRLIAFAISIFNVILPLFPDKLPQYHDRYILASCFAIRRNYPCSELHATRAIGICAVYGGDQFKASACEGILGLCIVMGKKRLSLSGLYEGRVVNIPCDTAVAALGKIFEFHHDFIGPKAIQKWLNFLPLKHDFNEARYAHGLLSKLIQRSDEYLFGINNENLPKIISIVKEILSGPDRLGTEEAINQMIEFIDQHGGVEVEIGC